One part of the Anguilla anguilla isolate fAngAng1 chromosome 11, fAngAng1.pri, whole genome shotgun sequence genome encodes these proteins:
- the LOC118207825 gene encoding thyrotropin subunit beta-like, which translates to MALDSLACVLLCLLLGQALAKCVPQNYTLYVEREGCEHCVAVNTTVCRGFCFSRDTNMKKCGLKGFPVQRACMYQSLVYHAVSLPGCPPDVDPLFSFPVALRCHCSRCNTSNTECLHRGKRLPNPCDSTLCYAKGPPKAATATSLTGTYQENQKMGEAAVIYQEV; encoded by the exons ATGGCTTTGGATTCGCTCGCCTGCGTTCTCCTCTGCCTGCTGCTGGGCCAGGCGCTCGCCAAATGTGTTCCCCAAAACTACACGCTCTACGTGGAGAGAGAAGGCTGCGAACACTGCGTGGCTGTCAACACCACCGTGTGCAGAGGCTTCTGTTTTTCACGG GACACCAATATGAAGAAGTGTGGGTTGAAGGGCTTTCCGGTCCAGCGGGCCTGCATGTACCAGTCGCTGGTCTACCACGCTGTGAGCCTGCCGGGCTGCCCGCCTGACGTGGACCCCCTCTTCTCCTTCCCCGTGGCCCTGCGGTGCCACTGCAGCCGCTGCAACACCAGCAACACCGAATGCCTCCACCGGGGCAAGAGGCTGCCCAACCCATGCGACAGCACCCTCTGCTACGCCAAAGGCCCGCCTAAAGCAGCGACCGCCACCTCACTGACGGGAACATACCAGGAAAATCAAAAAATGGGTGAAGCTGCTGTAATTTATCAGGAAGTTTGA